In Candidatus Nomurabacteria bacterium, a genomic segment contains:
- the trmD gene encoding tRNA (guanosine(37)-N1)-methyltransferase TrmD, which translates to MRIDVLTIFPNMVSDYCNESILKRAQQKKLLDLRVHNIRDYATDKHHTTDDKPYGGGPGMLMKVEPIDRALRKVAGRTLPPRTKKKQVILLSPQGQFLTQAKARELAQLDQLILVSGRYEGFDERIRSLVNQQISIGPYVLTGGELGAMVVIDAVTRLLPGVLGDDASSVDETFSHSPDQIEYPQYTRPEVYKGKRVPKELLTGNHADIAAWRKKQYRKHPSSI; encoded by the coding sequence ATGCGTATTGATGTACTGACGATTTTTCCGAACATGGTGTCGGATTATTGTAACGAAAGCATATTGAAGCGGGCGCAGCAGAAAAAACTGCTGGATCTTCGCGTGCATAACATCCGCGACTACGCAACAGATAAGCACCACACTACGGATGATAAGCCCTATGGCGGTGGCCCTGGTATGCTCATGAAGGTAGAGCCGATTGATCGGGCGCTTCGCAAAGTGGCCGGGCGGACACTTCCTCCTCGTACAAAGAAGAAGCAGGTGATCCTGCTTTCACCTCAAGGGCAATTTCTCACCCAGGCAAAAGCGCGAGAGCTCGCACAACTGGATCAGCTCATACTTGTCTCTGGTCGTTACGAAGGTTTTGATGAGCGAATTCGTAGCCTAGTAAATCAGCAAATTTCTATCGGGCCCTACGTCTTAACCGGAGGAGAGCTTGGGGCAATGGTGGTTATTGATGCGGTCACTCGACTTCTCCCTGGTGTTTTAGGTGATGACGCCTCCTCAGTTGATGAAACTTTTTCTCATAGTCCAGATCAGATTGAGTACCCGCAGTATACTCGACCGGAAGTGTATAAAGGCAAGCGCGTGCCAAAAGAATTACTCACCGGAAACCATGCTGATATTGCGGCTTGGCGAAAAAAGCAGTATCGGAAACATCCCTCAAGCATATGA